AACTGAAAGTATTGGATTTGTTTGCCGGAACGGGAGTCATTGCTTTAGAATTTCTTTCAAGAGGAGCATTGCATGTGGATTCAATTGATTTGAATATGAAATCGGTTGCATTCATGCAAAATTTAAGAGATGATTTTAGTGTTCAAAACAAATGGACGATTTTTAAGGGAAATGCAATGAGTTGGATAAAGTCTTCAGATTTGTCTGCATATAATATTATCTACGCTGATCCGCCTTATGCTTGGGAATATTATAACAGTTTTCTTAATCTTATGGTTGAAAAGATGCACACGGGTACTCTATTTTGTCTTGAGCATGAGCGTAATAAGTTACTTCCGCATACTACTTTAATTGATGAAAAAGTGTACGGACAGTCTATAATCAGTTTTTATAGAAAATAATTTTCGCTTATTTTGCATAAATGAAACGTGCAGTCTTCCCGGGTACATTTGACCCAATAACCAATGGTCATGTTGGAGTAATTAAGAAGAGCCTCCGACTTTTTGATGAAGTTGTCGTAGCCATTGGTGTTAATGTCAAGAAGTCTTCACTTTTTAGTATTGAACACCGCAGACGTTGGATAGAAGCCGTGTTTGTTGATGAACCGCGTGTAAAGGTGATGAGTTTTGAGGGCTTAACCGTCAATTTTTGCAAATCGCAAGGTATACAATTTGTTATCAGAGGATTAAGAAATTCCACGGACTTTGAATATGAACAAGCTATTGCACACGCCAATGCAGCTATGGCTCCTGAAATTGAAACTATTTTTGTTGTTGCACCGTCAAATGCCGCCACAATCAGTAGCTCTATAGTAAGAGAAATAATAAAATCTGGCGGAGACTACTCACATTTTGTTCCTAAAGTAGTCTGTGAACAAAATTAATATTATTTAATAACCCCTAATTCTTTTCCCACTTTTGTAAAGGCAGCAATTGCTTGATCAATATGCGCTCTTGTGTGTGCCGCTGAAAGTTGTACTCGAATTCTGGCTTGACCTTTTGCAACCACTGGATAGAAGAACCCTATAACATAGATGCCTTCTTTGAGAAGTGCATTTGCCATATCTTGGCTTAATTTAGCATCATACAACATAATTGGAACAATGGCAGCATCTCCATCTTTGTAGTCAAAGCCTGCTTGTTTAATACCTGCCTTAAAATATTTTACATTCTCTTCTAATTTGTCTCTCAGTTCGGTTGTTTGAGAAAGCAAATCAAAAACCTCGATACTTGCATGAACGATACTTGGGGCAAGTGAATTTGAAAACAAATAAGGACGAGAACGTTGTCTCAACATTTCAATAATTTCTTTGCGACCTGTTGTATATCCGCCCATTGCGCCACCTAAGGCTTTGCCAAGTGTTCCTGTTACAATATCGACCCTTTCCATTACTCCACATAATTCCGGAACTCCGCGTCCGGTTTTGCCAATAAAACCAGCACTATGACATTCGTCTGTCATTACTAAAGCATCATACTTGTCTGCTAAGTCACAAATCTTATCTAACTGTGCAACATAGCCATCCATGCTGAATACACCATCCGTTACGATGAGTTTGAATCTGGCACCTGCGGCATTTGCTTGTTTGAGCTGTTCTTCTAAATCAGCCATATCATTATTTTTGTAGCGGTAACGTTGTGCTTTGCAAAGTCTCACTCCGTCAATGATTGATGCGTGGTTAAGTTCATCAGAGATGATGCAATCAAGTTCATTTAATAAGGGTTCAAAAACCCCTCCATTAGCATCAAATGCAGCTGCATAAAGAATGGTGTCTTCTGTGTGATAAAAGTCTGCTATTTTCTTTTCTAATTCTTTGTGTATGTCTTGTGTGCCACAGATAAAACGAACGGAAGACATACCATACCCATGCGAGTCAAGCCCACGTTTTGCTGCTTCAATCACACGGGGGTGGGAGGAAAGACCAAGATAATTGTTTGCACAAAAATTAAGCACCTTTTGACCTGTTGAAAGTGTAATCTCTGCTCCTTGCGCTGAAGTAATAATTCTTTCGCTTTTGTAAAGCCCTGCTTCTTTAATATTGTTGAGCTCGTTGCTCAAATATTCTTTAATTTTACCGTACATATTGTTCTGAAAAAATTTTGTTTGAATCAAGTTGCAATTATAGTATAAATGTCTTGTTTGCCCGAAAATAAAAACCTTTGACATTAAAATTCTTACAAAATTGTACCTTTGCACACTTATTCGCAGTAATACGGATGGAACTCAATCAAAACGAAAATACAAATCCCAATGATAAAAAATCTGGAGGATTAGGACCTAAAAAACCGGCACAACCTAAGTTTAATGCCTATTGGATTTATGCTCTATTGATAATTGGCATTCTGATTATGCAGCTTATGCCTCGTGATAGCGGAGTACAATCTTCATGGGATGATTTAAAGAAGATGGTTGAAGCTCGCGATGTGCGAATGGTGCAAATTGTTAATGACAGAATCGTTAAAGTTTATTTAACGAAGGAAGCATTAGAAAATGCAAAATACGAGAAGTTGAGAAAGTCGAGAGGGTTCTTGGATACAGAAGCTCCTCAATATTACTTTGAAACAAATGTAGATTATTTTCAAACCCAATGGGAGAATCTAAGAAAGGATCATAAAGAGGAAGTGGATGCGGTTAAATTAGATTTTAAAACCGAACACGATTTTATAGGACCAATTTTACAATGGGTAATTATGATTGCCCTCTTTATCGGATTGTGGATGTTTATCATGCGTAGGATGTCAGGAGGTGGTGCCGGAGGACCAGGCCAAATTTTCTCAATAGGAAAATCGCGTGCACAGCTTTTTGATAAGAATACGAAGGTCAATATCACTTTTAAAGATGTAGCTGGTTTGGATGAGGCGAAAGTTGAGGTAATGGAAATCGTAGATTTTCTAAAAAGTCCAAAAAAATACACCAATTTAGGAGGTAAAATTCCTAAAGGAGCATTGTTAGTAGGACCTCCCGGTACAGGAAAGACTTTGATGGCAAAAGCAGTTGCAGGCGAGGCAGGAGTTCCTTTCTTTTCATTATCAGGTTCGGACTTTGTTGAAATGTTTGTGGGAGTAGGAGCAAGCCGAGTACGTGATTTATTTAAACAAGCGAAAGAGAAAGCACCTTGTATTATTTTCATTGATGAAATTGACGCAATAGGTAGAGCCAGAGGGAAAAACTTGGTAAGTGGAGGAAATGATGAAAGAGAAAATACTTTAAATCAGTTGCTAACAGAAATGGATGGCTTTGGTACAGACAGCGGTGTTATTATTCTTGCTGCAACCAACAGACCCGATATATTGGATTCTGCACTCTTACGTCCCGGTCGTTTCGACAGACAGATTTCAATAGATAAACCTGATTTAATAGGTCGGGAGCAGATTTTTAAAGTACATCTTAAACCGGTGAAAATTGCCAATGATGTGGATGCAAAGAAATTGGCAGCACAAACTCCCGGTTTTGCAGGTGCTGAAATAGCGAATGTTTGTAATGAAGCGGCTCTAATAGCTGCCCGTAAGAATAAACCTGCTGTTGAGATGCAAGATTTTCAAGATGCTATTGATAGGGTTATTGGTGGTTTAGAGAAGAAGAATAAGCTCATCAGTCCTGAAGAAAAAAGGATTGTTGCATACCATGAAGCCGGACATGCGATTGCAGGCTGGTTTTTAGAGCACGCAGATCCGCTTGTCAAAGTTTCAATAGTGCCACGAGGAATTGCTGCACTTGGATATGCGCAATATCTGCCCAAAGAACAATTCTTGTACAGAACCAATCAATTGTTAGATTCTATGTGTATGGCACTGGGTGGACGCGCTTCAGAAGAAGTATTCTTTAATGAGATTTCGACCGGTGCGCAAAATGACCTTGAGCGTGTAACAAAAATGGCTTATAATATGGTTACTATTTATGGTATGAGTGCCAAAGTGGGACAAGTTTCCTTTTATGACCCTACAGGTGAATACGCTTATCAAAAACCATATTCAGACACTACAGCCCAACTTATAGATGAAGAAGTAAGACAAATAATTGAAAGTGCTTATCAAAAAGTAAAGCAGTTGCTTACTGAAAAGAAAAAGGAAATAGAAATATTGGCTGAGGAGTTGTTGAAGAAAGAGATTCTTTTCCAATCAGATTTAGAGGTTTTGATAGGAAAACGCCCTTTTAACACAAAGACTACGTATGAAAGCTATATGGATGGAGATCATATGGTAACAACTTCAGAAAACGAGAAAGAAATTGAGCATCATACAAACCTGGTTCAAAATGATTCAGAAATTACAAATAAAGACAATGGAGTTTCTGAAGAAAACAGTATTGTTTCTGATGAAAACAACCATGAAGAACAGTAGTAAGTTCACAATTCTTGTTCGTGGTTTCTATTTATTACTTCTTTTAGGTCTTTCTTTTTCAGTTTTTAGTAATTCTCATGCAGATAGTCTGCGCACTGTTGTCAAGACAAGATATGGTGGCAAAGTGAAGATTATTAAGGAATATGACATCAAAACCAATAAGTTGGTTACCAAAGAAAAAATTAAAAATGGCAAACGTGTTTATTTCATTGAATTTAATGAGAAAGGCAAAGTTAAACGCCATATCAATAAGAAGGGTGAGGAAATTATTCATAAACCAGGTTGTAATTGTTCGTTTTAAACATTGTGTCAGTAGCGAGGTGTACCATACTTTTCTTTTTAGCCTTTACTTGTTTTTTGCAAGTAAAGGCTCAAAAAATACAGATAATTAATACTGATGAATTGCGTTTTGATGCAGCGTCTCAGTCAAAGTACTGCAAAGGCAATATTAAGGTATTGCATGAAGGAGTTTTTATTCAATGTGATTCGGCAGTCATTAACGACAAATACAATACAGTTGATGGTATCGGAAAAGTATATATATATCAGCCTGATACCTTTGATATGAGAGGAAATCGCGTTTTTTATGATGGAAAGACTAAAATAGCTAGAGTCTCAGGGGATGTGGTTCTTACAGACCAAAAAATGACCCTAACTACTCCTTTTATTGATTATGATACGAAAAATAAAAGTGGTTCTTATAGTGCAGGAGGATTGATTGTTAATGAAAATGATCGCCTGACCAGTAACAAAGGGTATTATAATTCAAGGACGAATGTGGCTTCTTTTAAAGAAAATGTTGTCCTTGTAAATCCTGAATATACTATGACCGGAGATACATTGCAATACAATACAAGTTATAGAACTGCTTACTTCTTTGGACCTACTGTTATACAGAGTGAACAAAACCGAATTGAGTGTGTTTGGGGATATTACAATACTGCTTCAAATCTTGCTTCATTTAGTAGGCGAGCTACCATTTTTGGAGAATCTTCTGATATCACTGCGGATAGCTTTTTTTATAATAGAAACTCAGGTGATGGAGAGGCATTTGGTAACATTGTAATGAATGATACTGCCGAAGAGATTACTGTGTATGGACAAAATGGTTTGTATATGGAGAAGAAGCGTGAAACTATTATTACCGGCTTCCCTATGAGTGAACGAATGTTGGACAATGACACTATGCTTTTGTTGGCAGATACATTCTACTATTATTCGGATACATCAATAAAGAAATTATTGGCATATAGAAATGCTCAAATACTTTCTCCACGTATTGCAGGTAAATGTGATACACTGATTTACTTTATGAAAGATTCGGTGATGCTCATGTTGGAAAAACCCATACTTTGGAATGAGAACAATCAAATTACCGGAGATTCAATCAGTGTGTACATGAAAGATGAGAAATTGGATTATATGTTTGTGCGGAACAATGGTTTTGTTGCTTCTTGGTTGGAAGAGGATAGATTTAATCAAATGGCAGGAAATCAAATCTATAATTACTTTGTGGATGGTAAATTAAGAAAAGTGAATCTTTTTGGTCAAGGGCAATCCATCTATTATGTGCGCGAGGACGAGTCTGATACTGCTGCATATACTGGTGTTAATCGTATTGCAAGTGGTGCGATAACGATCTTTATGGATAGTTCAGGTATTCATAATATTCGATTTTATCCTCAACCGGAACCGGAAGGAGTCCTTTATCCCCCTAAGGAAATACCTGAATCTGAGAAAGTGTTGGATGGTTTTCATTGGCAAATCCAATTAAAACCTAAAGATGAGGATTTTTATAAAAGAAAATCTCAATAAGTAAAACTACCGAACTTAGTAAAACATATAACCTTCTGTACTAATCTTGATGTTTTGGTTTTGCTTAATTTCCCTTACAAACATATATACAGTAGTTTTTTCTTCCTTATCTTCTATAATTGATTCATAAGGCATGCCTTTTCCATTAAAATTCACTCCTTTAAAATCTGATTTTTGCACATTTGACATGCCATTTTGCATGTATTCTTCCCATATTTTAATGTCTCCTTCGGCTACCCAAAACGTTTGTTTTTGTTTGCTGTTTTCACCCACATATTCGTAGCAAGTTTTTCCTAAGATTTTCTTTGTTTTTCCTGTTTTAGAAAGTTTAATCTTATTCTTTTCAGCTTCCTCGCTCATTTTGCCTTTTAATGAAATTGACATTCCAATTTTATTAGTACCTGTTTGCATTAGTGTTGTAACGCAGCTATCTTGCATATTTGTAATCATTTTCATGTCTTTGGTTTCCTCACTTACGCTTGTATAATGGATGATGCTCCCAAATTGCAAACCTGTTTTTTGATATAACATAGACATATTCATATTGAAACTATCCTTGTCTTTCTTCTTTGCATCTATTTTAACGGAATACATATCAATAATGTACTCGGTTTGAAAGTTGTATTCCTTTTCAACTTTGCAGTTCTTATTTCCACCGAACCCACCTATATTCGGCATCACAAATTGGTTAACTCCTCCTGTATCAGAATCTTCAACTTTGTTTGTTTTAGTATCAGTTCCGATATTGATGTTCACATTTATCTTATTATTAATTCTATCAAGAATGCCTTGAGAATGGAGTGCGTTGTTGGTGAACAATATTAAGGCAGAAGCAATGACTATAGTTTTCATTCTTCAATATTAAGAATTTTATGAATAAGAGTGATTTTGTTTTCAGATTTTAGTAATCATCGAACTATTCGATGGTTTTTAATCTTTTACACTTTATGTTTAATTAGCCAAAATCTGTTCTTGCCAATTATATCTTGAATAATTTCTGAATGAAATTGTGCTTCATCGCCTATATGTTGCAAAGATGTTGCATACATAGGATTGATTTCGCATATCATCTTGCCTTGTGAAGCAAGATTTTTTTTTGCCATCAACAATAATGCACGATAATAAATCAGCGAATCATCGCCTTCGGCAAACAAAGCTAAATGTGGCTCAAATTCAAGGACATTGGGAGATATTGTTGATGTTTCTTCTCTTGTGATATAAGGGGGATTAGATACAATTAAATCAAATAATGGCTCATGTGGTAACTGTGCTTGGTTGAGTAAATCATGTTCAATGAATTTAATGGCATGATTAGTTCCAAAGTTTTGAAGTGCGTTTGTTAATGCGGTACTAAGTGCTTTTTTGCTAATATCGGTTGCCCAAATTGTCGCCTGAGGAAAAATATTTTTTAAACCCAGCGCAATGCATCCACTGCCGGTACAAAAATCTATTGCTTTGGAAGGTTGTGTATTATTAAATAGTTTCTTTGTCAAAAGTACGAGTTCTTCTGTTTCGGGACGTGGAATAAGCACAGAAGAGTTAACATTGAGTTTCATTCCTAAAAAATACTCATAACCTAAAACATATTGCAAGGGCTCACCGGTTTGCAGTCGCTTGAGTGTGATGTTAAACTCTTTCTCTTGTTGAGGGTTGGGCTGTATTTCTTTAAGACGAATCTTGGTTAAACTCATCCCGCTCATTTCTTCAATTAATCTCTTAGAAATAGCAACATTATCCTCTAAATGTTTTAATTGAGAACAAGCTAAGTCGTATAGTTCTAACCAGCTATGTGTCATGATTAACTCAATAAATTGTATGCTGCCATGCACACAAAATAAGCAGCTCCATACATTGATACCAACTGAATAAGAGTGTATTTAATACTTTTAGTCTCTTTATATACAACTGCAACAGTACTCGCACATTGGAGCGCAATAGCATAGAATAATAGCAAAGAAATTAATACAGGGAATGTGTATATGGAAAGCCCTGTTGTTGGGTCTTTTTGTTTTTGTAACATTTCACGTAACCCTACGCCTTCATCATCATCAGCTAAGCCGTATATTGCAGACATAGTGCCGACAAAGACCTCCCTTGCAGCAAAGGATGTTGTGAGTGCAATCCCAATTTTCCAGTCGTATCCCAATGGTTTGATAGCAGGTTCAATTATCTTTCCGATTTTGCCAATCCAAGAGGCTTCGAGCAGCTCTGCATTTTGTTGTTGCTCAATTTCGGGACTGAGTGAGTTTCCATATTCAGTTGCATACTGTTCTTTAATTTGTTGCATTTGACCGGCAGGTCCAAAGCTTTTTAATAAGAATAGAATGAGCGAGACAATCAAAATAACTTTTCCGGCTCCGCTTAAAAACATCATGCTTTTTCGATAGAGCATATAGAACAACGGTCTCCAGCGTGGTGGACGCAATTCAGGCATTTCTAAAACAAAAAAGTGATTCGCTTTTGCTTTAATAAAGAGTCTGAAAATCAACGCAAATAATAATGCAGACACAAATCCCAATAAATACATGCCCATCAAAACTAAGCCGCGTGTGTTAAATAGCCATACATAACTGTCTTCCGGGACTAACATAGAAATCAGTAACGTATAAACCGGTAAGCGAGCAGAACATGTCATTAAGGGAATAATAAAAATAGTAGCAAGTCTTTCGGCTCTGTTTTCAATAGTGCGTGCTGCCATGATGGAAGGAATTGCACATGCTAATCCTCCGGTCATTGGAATGACTGATTTTCCACTCAATCCAAATTTGCGCATGAAATGGTCTGATAAGAAACTGATTCTGGTGATATATCCTGTTTCTTCTAAAAGCCCTATGAAGAAAAATAATATTACTATTTGCGGAACAAAGACTACCACACCGGCTAATCCTGATATGATGCCTTCTACAACCATGTCATTAAAGAAACCGGGTGCTAAAGCATTTTTGATGAACCCTCCTACCTTAATGAAAATCCATTCTATTCCTTGCATTGGAAGTTCTGCTAACATAAATACCGATTGGAAGATCACTGTCATTACTGCTAACATTATTACTATGCCCCAGATTGGATGTATCAGGAGTTGGTCTAATTTTTCAACCAATCTTTTTTTATAGGGTAGGCGAGTTACTGATGTTTTAATTATTTCAGCAATCATTCTTTGCCTTTTTCCGGCATCTATCTTACGGTTTTCATCAAGATGTTCTTGGTTACTCAACATTTGCTGTTCCACAAACTCCGGGTATGCTATTCCTGAATTGTCAAAACTTGCATAGAACGGGGTTTGATTAGGAAAGACAACTTTATGGATAGTGTTCTTTAATGTGTCAATACCGGTTGATTTGAGTGCACTGATTGGAACAACCAACACTCCCAGTCTTTGCGACAACGCGTCAATATCTATTTGAATTCCTTTGCTTTGAGCCAAATCCACCATATTGAGTGCCAACATTATGGGGATTCCTAAATCAGCAATTTGAGAAAAATAAAAAAGGTTGCTTTCTAATCTTGTTGCATCTGCAACAAAGACTATCATATCATTCTTTGCATTCAGAATTTCATTAGCAGCCACAAGTTCATCTTCTGACTTAGGAAAAAGACTGTATGCTCCGGGTAAATCTACCAGTGTATAGGACTTGTTATTGACTTTGATAGTTCCGGAAACTTTCTCAACCGTAGTACCCGGAATATTGGTAACTTTCTGATTTAAGCCTGCAAGTATGTTGAAAATAGATGTCTTACCACAATTTGGGTTTCCTGCAAGTAATATTCTTGGGGTATCTGCTTCCAATTTGATGTGAATTATACTTGGGGTTCAACCATGATTTGAGAAGTTTCGCTCTTGCGAAGAATTAATTTAGTGCATGTACATTCAATGATCGCAGGGTCGCCAAAGGGCGCACAACCTGTTACAGTAAGAGTTGTACCTTTGACAAATCCAAACTCAAGCATTTTGAGTTCAAGTTGAGGATTGTTCACGCACTTAAGTGTGGCTTTTTCACCCTTTTTTAGTTCGCACAGCGCTTTTGCCATCGGTGCAAATGTACTTATTTATTATCATTTTAAATAAGGGTAAATCGCTTTTTGGAAATTTTATCATTCTTTCGTTTGATTGCCGGAATAAGGGATTAGCAGAGGGTATGGTGTCAGATAATGTGAACGATTGCATGTTTGCGAGCTTGTGGAATCTGAGTCTATGAACGTTCATCCGATGTCTCGTCCCGAAAAAACGTTACAGCGTGATTGAATACAAAAGTATTTTTTAACCAATGATGTATTTCAAAATGTAAATACACTGAAATTCAAAAACATAAATTAGTTTTTTAATCGGTAAAATATTAACAATCAATGAGTAGATAAATAGGGTGGTTTTGCGACAATTTTACGTTTTGCAGCTACCCGAAGGTGGCGACTTCGAAGCACTTCACTGTCAACCAAGCACAAAGTACGATAGAAGCACAAAACTTGATTTAACCACTGAGCCGCCACTTTTGAGTAGCTGCTGTTAGCAGCAGTATTCTAAATTTTGTTCTGGTTTAATAGTCAATGTGTTATTAAATTTAATCAGATGCTTAAAGATGCAAATTAACCGTTTAAAAAGTTGATTTGAAGATCAGTTAAATTTAGCTATGCATCTAAATCCAAAAACAGTATTAGAATTGCTTTTATATGGTTGAATTTCGTTATTAGTGGAAATATTTTGAACTTTGTTGTAGTAAATTATTTCAGGCACTTCTGATGAAATATTGATTATGTTCTTTCTTCTGTCAGCTATTCCCAAATATGTATATGTTGTAGAGTCAAGAGGATAATAAGTTATATTGCTACCAATGAATCCTTTTAACTGTCGAACTGCTTCTGTCCTGAATTCTGAATATTTTTCAATTTGGTCAGGTGTAACACCAACTATCGGAAGTTTTTTATCTGTTTCATTTTCACTATAATAAACATTCTTACCGTAATAAACCTTAATAACATTAGTGTCTGGCAAACAAAATAGCGCAGAAGAATCTCCGAGATTATGTTTAGTGTACCAATAAAACTCTTTCCAATCAATTATAGATACAACTTTTTTATCGACAAAGTATCCAAGATGATTAACAAACTCTGTACCTGGTGGAATTTTTCGAGGTTTACTAAAACGATTAGTCAGACTAAACTGGGAAATTCCAAGTAAAATTATCAAAATCGTCAATGAATATTTCAACATCTATATAGTCTTTCTTTAATGATTAATTTTTGAAATTCAATTTCTGTTAAATTGTAAAGTGATTTTAAATCTGGTTTGGTAGTACCACCTTTCAAATAAACACCCCAAATCTTAAATATTGTGATAAGCCTTTCTTCTTCATCATAATCTAAATAGGGTTCACAATTTAATCCGAAGAAGAATGCGAACATTTCCTCATCTATTTCAGTAGGGGAGAATGTTTGAATAAGGTTGTCAAGATTAGCTACTGAAAAACTATTTAATTGACCATCGGTAAAGTCAGCATCATATTTAGGTGGAGTTAGAATTATCTCGCCAGAGGGACAATTTGCTTTTCCTTGAGCTTTAGCTTCTTTTTTACTTGTTGAAGAGCCGCCTCCGGAACCATCTTTACAAGTCCAAACCCACCATCCAGTAGTTTTAGATTTTTCAATTTTGTAGTTTTTTGCCATTGTCTTATTGTCTATATTGCAAGTAAATGTTTTTTATCGTTTACTTCATTAAATTTATTTTTATAAACGATTAAAGTTAATACGGGTTCGATAAGAACTTCTGTAGCTTGATTAGAAATCATAGATTCTGTTTATATTGCACGTAACGACAGTCTGTAAAATAACTTATTATGTAGTTAATATTCGTTGTTAAACTAGGCATTTATTGCAAATTTAAGGATTTCTTTATAGGATATTTTTTAATGGATGTTTGCAGATTATCAAAGAAGAAGCTGTTGTAATGGGATTTTCAAAACTGTTCATCTAATTAAAGTAGAAGCCGCATTCAACACAGGATTCAATCGAAGTGGAACTATGTTTAATCCCTATATGTTACCGGTTCGTGCTTCTTTTCTGTCGTGTTGGTTTTTGCCCTTGATATTCCAAAACCCAATCAAAATACTGCGAAATGGAATATCATATTTCAAGCCAAGTTTCCGATACGTGTAATTACCTTTAAATACTCGGCAACAATTTCTTCTTTTGTTTTTCTTTTTTGACTCATTTTGTGTAAAATTAGGTTAACATTTCTGTCAACCTATTTCAGTATAAGTCATATATTTTTTCTCTTTCCAAAAATTCAAAAGGGCTGTTGAGATAGGTGTATTCTAATTACACTTTCACTATCGTAAATGTTTGTGATAAGACAGAAATTCTACACTGCCATTATTTACTTACAGAAATCTTACTATTGAGAGTAAGATTGGTAGGGTCGGAATAATCGTATTGGAAGATACCGTCTTGTGCACTCAATATGATGTTGTTGTTGAAAGGAATCACATCATAAGGACCACTGACATTTATTGAATTTATCTGTTTAGGGTTCGCAGGATTTGGGTCATTTACCTTCATTACCAATAGTTTGTCCCCATCACAAACAAATAGAATGTTATTGTCAATGCCAAGTCCTCTGGGAGAGGTCATGTGCACTGTCTTTACTAAATTTGGCATGTCGATGTTAGAAATGTCTAAAATATGTAATTCATTAATAGACCCTCTGCAACCTGTGGCTCCATTGATGGTTACATAGGCAAAATCATTTTCTGCTACCACGGGGTCACATCCGATGATATGGCTGAATCCACTCACATATTGTGGTGATTCAGGG
The sequence above is drawn from the Bacteroidia bacterium genome and encodes:
- a CDS encoding RsmD family RNA methyltransferase yields the protein MRISGGEFAGRIIKGSPGTHVRPTTDRARESLFNILQNQFDFNELKVLDLFAGTGVIALEFLSRGALHVDSIDLNMKSVAFMQNLRDDFSVQNKWTIFKGNAMSWIKSSDLSAYNIIYADPPYAWEYYNSFLNLMVEKMHTGTLFCLEHERNKLLPHTTLIDEKVYGQSIISFYRK
- the coaD gene encoding pantetheine-phosphate adenylyltransferase yields the protein MKRAVFPGTFDPITNGHVGVIKKSLRLFDEVVVAIGVNVKKSSLFSIEHRRRWIEAVFVDEPRVKVMSFEGLTVNFCKSQGIQFVIRGLRNSTDFEYEQAIAHANAAMAPEIETIFVVAPSNAATISSSIVREIIKSGGDYSHFVPKVVCEQN
- the kbl gene encoding glycine C-acetyltransferase, with translation MYGKIKEYLSNELNNIKEAGLYKSERIITSAQGAEITLSTGQKVLNFCANNYLGLSSHPRVIEAAKRGLDSHGYGMSSVRFICGTQDIHKELEKKIADFYHTEDTILYAAAFDANGGVFEPLLNELDCIISDELNHASIIDGVRLCKAQRYRYKNNDMADLEEQLKQANAAGARFKLIVTDGVFSMDGYVAQLDKICDLADKYDALVMTDECHSAGFIGKTGRGVPELCGVMERVDIVTGTLGKALGGAMGGYTTGRKEIIEMLRQRSRPYLFSNSLAPSIVHASIEVFDLLSQTTELRDKLEENVKYFKAGIKQAGFDYKDGDAAIVPIMLYDAKLSQDMANALLKEGIYVIGFFYPVVAKGQARIRVQLSAAHTRAHIDQAIAAFTKVGKELGVIK
- the ftsH gene encoding ATP-dependent zinc metalloprotease FtsH, with translation MELNQNENTNPNDKKSGGLGPKKPAQPKFNAYWIYALLIIGILIMQLMPRDSGVQSSWDDLKKMVEARDVRMVQIVNDRIVKVYLTKEALENAKYEKLRKSRGFLDTEAPQYYFETNVDYFQTQWENLRKDHKEEVDAVKLDFKTEHDFIGPILQWVIMIALFIGLWMFIMRRMSGGGAGGPGQIFSIGKSRAQLFDKNTKVNITFKDVAGLDEAKVEVMEIVDFLKSPKKYTNLGGKIPKGALLVGPPGTGKTLMAKAVAGEAGVPFFSLSGSDFVEMFVGVGASRVRDLFKQAKEKAPCIIFIDEIDAIGRARGKNLVSGGNDERENTLNQLLTEMDGFGTDSGVIILAATNRPDILDSALLRPGRFDRQISIDKPDLIGREQIFKVHLKPVKIANDVDAKKLAAQTPGFAGAEIANVCNEAALIAARKNKPAVEMQDFQDAIDRVIGGLEKKNKLISPEEKRIVAYHEAGHAIAGWFLEHADPLVKVSIVPRGIAALGYAQYLPKEQFLYRTNQLLDSMCMALGGRASEEVFFNEISTGAQNDLERVTKMAYNMVTIYGMSAKVGQVSFYDPTGEYAYQKPYSDTTAQLIDEEVRQIIESAYQKVKQLLTEKKKEIEILAEELLKKEILFQSDLEVLIGKRPFNTKTTYESYMDGDHMVTTSENEKEIEHHTNLVQNDSEITNKDNGVSEENSIVSDENNHEEQ
- the prmC gene encoding peptide chain release factor N(5)-glutamine methyltransferase, with amino-acid sequence MTHSWLELYDLACSQLKHLEDNVAISKRLIEEMSGMSLTKIRLKEIQPNPQQEKEFNITLKRLQTGEPLQYVLGYEYFLGMKLNVNSSVLIPRPETEELVLLTKKLFNNTQPSKAIDFCTGSGCIALGLKNIFPQATIWATDISKKALSTALTNALQNFGTNHAIKFIEHDLLNQAQLPHEPLFDLIVSNPPYITREETSTISPNVLEFEPHLALFAEGDDSLIYYRALLLMAKKNLASQGKMICEINPMYATSLQHIGDEAQFHSEIIQDIIGKNRFWLIKHKV
- the feoB gene encoding ferrous iron transport protein B gives rise to the protein MEADTPRILLAGNPNCGKTSIFNILAGLNQKVTNIPGTTVEKVSGTIKVNNKSYTLVDLPGAYSLFPKSEDELVAANEILNAKNDMIVFVADATRLESNLFYFSQIADLGIPIMLALNMVDLAQSKGIQIDIDALSQRLGVLVVPISALKSTGIDTLKNTIHKVVFPNQTPFYASFDNSGIAYPEFVEQQMLSNQEHLDENRKIDAGKRQRMIAEIIKTSVTRLPYKKRLVEKLDQLLIHPIWGIVIMLAVMTVIFQSVFMLAELPMQGIEWIFIKVGGFIKNALAPGFFNDMVVEGIISGLAGVVVFVPQIVILFFFIGLLEETGYITRISFLSDHFMRKFGLSGKSVIPMTGGLACAIPSIMAARTIENRAERLATIFIIPLMTCSARLPVYTLLISMLVPEDSYVWLFNTRGLVLMGMYLLGFVSALLFALIFRLFIKAKANHFFVLEMPELRPPRWRPLFYMLYRKSMMFLSGAGKVILIVSLILFLLKSFGPAGQMQQIKEQYATEYGNSLSPEIEQQQNAELLEASWIGKIGKIIEPAIKPLGYDWKIGIALTTSFAAREVFVGTMSAIYGLADDDEGVGLREMLQKQKDPTTGLSIYTFPVLISLLLFYAIALQCASTVAVVYKETKSIKYTLIQLVSMYGAAYFVCMAAYNLLS
- a CDS encoding ferrous iron transport protein A; the encoded protein is MAKALCELKKGEKATLKCVNNPQLELKMLEFGFVKGTTLTVTGCAPFGDPAIIECTCTKLILRKSETSQIMVEPQV